The following are from one region of the Sorghum bicolor cultivar BTx623 chromosome 2, Sorghum_bicolor_NCBIv3, whole genome shotgun sequence genome:
- the LOC8057324 gene encoding protein Barley B recombinant yields MDDDDGSLGIRNWGFYDTVKGNLGLQLMSSAPPDRDTKSLLPNGAFLQHHGHHNAPHQLHMQHSLHSRGPAGGRASGGMPTESQPIHMDFSRNEAWLHQPHHHQRPREQRVLHSRPIGPDGHVGHPGYGGHPAHGGHIVHHHPTGYEMISDAQHTLQMMQPQLETQLQEPPPCKEEEAPPPLIEDHTAVSTGPPVKKRQRGRQQNRQPKSPKPKKPKKAAVPVEDGAPNGHAPRRRGPKKTVGMVINGIELDLANIPTPVCSCTGSPQQCYRWGAGGWQSACCTTSISMYPLPMSTKRRGARISGRKMSHGAFKKVLEKLAGEGYNLANPINLKTFWAKHGTNKFVTIR; encoded by the coding sequence ATGGACGACGATGATGGCAGCCTAGGCATTCGGAATTGGGGCTTCTATGACACTGTCAAAGGCAACCTCGGCCTGCAGCTCATGTCGTCTGCGCCACCTGACCGGGACACAAAGTCACTGCTCCCGAACGGTGCCTTCTTGCAGCACCATGGACACCACAATGCCCCACACCAGCTCCACATGCAGCACTCGCTACATTCCCGTGGCCCCGCTGGTGGTCGAGCCTCTGGTGGCATGCCCACCGAGTCGCAACCTATTCACATGGACTTCTCACGCAATGAAGCTTGGTTGCACCAGCCACACCACCACCAACGTCCCCGTGAGCAGAGGGTCCTTCATTCTCGCCCTATTGGGCCAGATGGACATGTTGGTCATCCAGGCTATGGTGGCCATCCTGCGCATGGTGGACATATTGTGCATCACCATCCTACTGGCTATGAGATGATATCAGATGCACAGCATACTCTCCAGATGATGCAACCACAGCTTGAGACACAGCTTCAGGAGCCTCCTCCATGTAAGGAAGAGGAAGCGCCACCTCCACTGATAGAGGATCACACTGCAGTTAGTACCGGGCCACCTGTGAAAAAGAGGCAGCGGGGCCGGCAGCAGAACCGGCAGCCTAAGTCACCAAAGCCTAAAAAGCCTAAGAAGGCTGCTGTTCCAGTGGAGGATGGAGCACCCAATGGGCATGCGCCCCGAAGGAGGGGACCTAAGAAGACTGTGGGGATGGTGATTAATGGTATTGAGCTGGACCTTGCCAACATACCAACACCAGTCTGCTCGTGCACCGGATCTCCCCAGCAATGCTACCGGTGGGGTGCAGGTGGCTGGCAGTCTGCATGCTGCACAACTTCTATATCTATGTATCCACTTCCAATGAGCACAAAGCGCCGGGGTGCACGTATTTCTGGAAGGAAGATGAGCCATGGTGCATTCAAAAAGGTGCTTGAGAAGCTGGCTGGTGAAGGGTACAACCTTGCTAATCCAATTAACTTGAAGACGTTTTGGGCTAAGCATGGTACAAATAAGTTTGTAACGATCAGGTAA